In Saccharomyces cerevisiae S288C chromosome VIII, complete sequence, a genomic segment contains:
- the SLT2 gene encoding mitogen-activated serine/threonine-protein kinase SLT2 (Serine/threonine MAP kinase; coordinates expression of all 19S regulatory particle assembly-chaperones (RACs) to control proteasome abundance; involved in regulating maintenance of cell wall integrity, cell cycle progression, nuclear mRNA retention in heat shock, septum assembly; required for mitophagy, pexophagy; affects recruitment of mitochondria to phagophore assembly site; plays role in adaptive response of cells to cold; regulated by the PKC1-mediated signaling pathway), with protein MADKIERHTFKVFNQDFSVDKRFQLIKEIGHGAYGIVCSARFAEAAEDTTVAIKKVTNVFSKTLLCKRSLRELKLLRHFRGHKNITCLYDMDIVFYPDGSINGLYLYEELMECDMHQIIKSGQPLTDAHYQSFTYQILCGLKYIHSADVLHRDLKPGNLLVNADCQLKICDFGLARGYSENPVENSQFLTEYVATRWYRAPEIMLSYQGYTKAIDVWSAGCILAEFLGGKPIFKGKDYVNQLNQILQVLGTPPDETLRRIGSKNVQDYIHQLGFIPKVPFVNLYPNANSQALDLLEQMLAFDPQKRITVDEALEHPYLSIWHDPADEPVCSEKFEFSFESVNDMEDLKQMVIQEVQDFRLFVRQPLLEEQRQLQLQQQQQQQQQQQQQQQQPSDVDNGNAAASEENYPKQMATSNSVAPQQESFGIHSQNLPRHDADFPPRPQESMMEMRPATGNTADIPPQNDNGTLLDLEKELEFGLDRKYF; from the coding sequence ATGGCTGATAAGATAGAGAGGCATACTTTCAAGGTCTTCAATCAAGATTTCAGTGTAGATAAGAGGTTTCAACttatcaaagaaatagGGCATGGAGCATACGGCATAGTGTGTTCAGCGCGGTTTGCAGAAGCTGCCGAAGATACCACAGTTGCCATCAAGAAAGTGACAAACGTTTTTTCGAAGACCTTACTATGTAAAAGATCCCTACGTGAGCTAAAGCTTTTGAGACATTTCAGAGGCCACAAAAATATTACATGTCTTTATGATATggatattgttttttatcCAGACGGGTCTATCAATGGACTATATCTTTATGAGGAACTTATGGAATGTGATATGCACCAAATCATCAAATCCGGTCAACCTTTGACGGATGCTCACTATCAAAGTTTCACATACCAAATATTATGTGGTTTAAAGTATATTCATTCTGCAGATGTCTTGCATCGTGATTTGAAGCCCGGCAATTTGCTTGTCAATGCAGATTGTCAATTGAAAATCTGTGATTTTGGGTTAGCTAGAGGTTATTCGGAGAATCCTGTCGAAAACAGTCAATTTTTGACGGAGTACGTGGCCACTAGATGGTATAGAGCTCCGGAAATAATGTTGAGTTACCAAGGATATACCAAGGCGATTGACGTATGGTCAGCTGGCTGTATTTTAGCGGAGTTTCTTGGTGGAAAGCCAATCTTCAAAGGAAAGGATTACGTTAATCAATTGAATCAAATATTACAAGTTTTAGGGACACCCCCAGACGAAACTTTAAGAAGGATTGGTTCTAAAAATGTTCAGGACTACATACATCAATTAGGTTTCATTCCAAAAGTACCTTTTGTCAATTTATACCCAAATGCCAATTCACAAGCATTAGACTTATTGGAGCAAATGCTCGCGTTTGACCCTCAAAAGAGAATTACCGTGGATGAGGCCCTGGAGCATCCTTACTTGTCTATATGGCATGATCCAGCTGACGAACCTGTGTGTAGTGAAAAATTCGAATTTAGTTTTGAATCGGTTAATGATATGGAGGACTTAAAACAAATGGTTATACAAGAAGTGCAAGATTTCAGGCTGTTTGTGAGACAACCGCTATTAGAAGAGCAAAGGCAATTACAATtacagcagcagcaacagcagcagcaacagcaacagcaacagcaacagcagccTTCAGATGTGGATAATGGCAACGCCGCAGCgagtgaagaaaattatcCAAAACAGATGGCCACGTCTAATTCTGTTGCGCCACAACAAGAATCATTTGGTATTCACTCCCAAAATTTGCCAAGGCATGATGCAGATTTCCCACCTCGACCTCAAGAGAGTATGATGGAGATGAGACCTGCCACTGGAAATACCGCAGATATTCCGCCTCAGAATGATAACGGCACGCTTCTAGACCTTGAAAAAGAGCTGGAGTTTGGATTAGatagaaaatatttttag
- the RRM3 gene encoding DNA helicase (DNA helicase involved in rDNA replication and Ty1 transposition; binds to and suppresses DNA damage at G4 motifs in vivo; relieves replication fork pauses at telomeric regions; deletion or inactivation of helicase function suppresses chromosome instability (CIN) associated with centromere or kinetochore defects; structurally and functionally related to Pif1p), with protein MFRSHASGNKKQWSKRSSNGSTPAASASGSHAYRQQTLSSFFMGCGKKSAAASKNSTTIIDLESGDEGNRNITAPPRPRLIRNNSSSLFSQSQGSFGDDDPDAEFKKLVDVPRLNSYKKSSRSLSMTSSLHKTASASTTQKTYHFDEDETLREVTSVKSNSRQLSFTSTINIEDSSMKLSTDSERPAKRSKPSMEFQGLKLTVPKKIKPLLRKTVSNMDSMNHRSASSPVVLTMEQERVVNLIVKKRTNVFYTGSAGTGKSVILQTIIRQLSSLYGKESIAITASTGLAAVTIGGSTLHKWSGIGIGNKTIDQLVKKIQSQKDLLAAWRYTKVLIIDEISMVDGNLLDKLEQIARRIRKNDDPFGGIQLVLTGDFFQLPPVAKKDEHNVVKFCFESEMWKRCIQKTILLTKVFRQQDNKLIDILNAIRYGELTVDIAKTIRNLNRDIDYADGIAPTELYATRREVELSNVKKLQSLPGDLYEFKAVDNAPERYQAILDSSLMVEKVVALKEDAQVMMLKNKPDVELVNGSLGKVLFFVTESLVVKMKEIYKIVDDEVVMDMRLVSRVIGNPLLKESKEFRQDLNARPLARLERLKILINYAVKISPHKEKFPYVRWTVGKNKYIHELMVPERFPIDIPRENVGLERTQIPLMLCWALSIHKAQGQTIQRLKVDLRRIFEAGQVYVALSRAVTMDTLQVLNFDPGKIRTNERVKDFYKRLETLK; from the coding sequence ATGTTCAGGTCGCATGCCTCCGGTAACAAGAAGCAATGGTCTAAAAGATCCTCAAATGGTAGCACACCTGCTGCTTCGGCATCTGGCTCTCACGCATACAGGCAACAAACGTTGTCTTCGTTCTTTATGGGTTGCGGCAAAAAATCTGCTGCTGCTTCAAAAAACAGCACGACAATAATTGATTTGGAAAGCGGTGACGAAGGTAACCGTAATATAACAGCACCTCCTAGGCCAAGATTAATACGGAATAATTCGTCTTCCTTATTCTCGCAGAGTCAAGGTTCGTTTGGAGATGATGATCCCGACGcagaattcaaaaaattggtaGATGTGCCGAGACTCAATAGCTATAAAAAGTCTAGCAGATCGCTGTCGATGACCAGCTCTCTTCATAAGACTGCCTCTGCGTCCACGACTCAGAAAACATACCATTTTGATGAGGATGAGACTTTGCGAGAGGTTACTAGCGTGAAATCCAATTCTAGACAATTATCGTTCACTAGTACAATTAATATTGAAGATTCTAGCATGAAACTTTCTACTGATTCAGAAAGACCAGCCAAGAGGTCTAAACCTTCTATGGAGTTTCAAGGTTTAAAGCTCACAGtaccaaagaaaataaaaccaCTGCTAAGAAAGACAGTATCAAATATGGACTCAATGAACCACCGAAGTGCGTCTTCGCCAGTGGTACTTACAATGGAGCAAGAGAGAGTGGTTAATTTAATcgtcaaaaaaagaacaaatgTCTTTTACACCGGTAGTGCGGGTACAGGTAAGTCGGTCATTTTGCAAACGATCATAAGACAATTGAGCTCTTTGTATGGGAAAGAATCAATTGCAATTACCGCCTCAACTGGGCTAGCGGCAGTGACTATTGGTGGTTCCACATTGCATAAGTGGTCTGGTATAGGAATCGGGAACAAAACTATCGACCaattggtgaaaaaaatacaatcACAAAAGGACTTATTGGCCGCATGGAGGTATACAAAAGTTTTGataattgatgaaatttctaTGGTCGATGGTAATCTGTTGGATAAATTAGAGCAAATCGCAAGGAGAATTCGGAAGAACGACGATCCCTTTGGTGGTATTCAATTGGTCCTGACAGgcgatttttttcaactacCACCAGTTGCTAAGAAGGACGAGCATAACGTTGtgaaattttgttttgaaagTGAAATGTGGAAACGGTGCATTCAAAAAACGATTTTACTGACAAAGGTTTTCAGACAACAGGATAACAAACTAATTGATATTCTAAATGCCATAAGATACGGAGAGCTGACTGTCGACATTGCTAAAACAATAAGGAACCTAAATAGGGATATAGACTATGCCGATGGAATTGCTCCTACAGAACTGTATGCCACAAGAAGAGAAGTTGAACTATCCAACGTAAAGAAATTACAGTCTCTACCTGGTGATTTATATGAGTTTAAAGCTGTAGATAACGCGCCCGAGAGATACCAAGCGATACTagattcttcattaatGGTGGAAAAAGTTGTCGCATTGAAGGAAGATGCACAGGTAatgatgttgaaaaataagCCTGATGTAGAATTAGTTAATGGATCATTGGGaaaagttttgttttttgttaCAGAATCGCTGGTGGTGAAAATGAAGGAAATTTACAAGATTGTGGATGACGAAGTTGTCATGGACATGAGATTAGTGAGTCGGGTCATTGGTAATCCCTTGTTAAAGGAATCAAAGGAGTTTCGTCAAGATTTGAATGCCAGGCCATTAGCTAGATTGGAACGTTTGAAAATCTTGATAAACTATGCAGTTAAGATCTCTCCGCATAAGGAAAAATTCCCCTATGTGAGGTGGACAGTGGGTAAAAACAAGTACATACATGAGCTCATGGTCCCAGAGCGCTTTCCCATTGATATTCCCAGAGAAAATGTCGGGTTAGAAAGAACTCAGATTCCATTAATGCTATGCTGGGCACTGTCCATTCATAAGGCACAGGGTCAAACTATTCAAAGACTAAAGGTCGACTTGAGGAGAATTTTCGAAGCCGGCCAAGTTTATGTTGCACTGTCAAGAGCGGTAACTATGGACACCTTACAGGTCCTAAACTTTGATCCAGGAAAGATTCGCACCAATGAAAGAGTAAAAGATTTCTATAAACGTTTAGAAACTTTGAAATGA
- the ERC1 gene encoding Erc1p (Member of the multi-drug and toxin extrusion (MATE) family; the MATE family is part of the multidrug/oligosaccharidyl-lipid/polysaccharide (MOP) exporter superfamily; overproduction confers ethionine resistance and accumulation of S-adenosylmethionine), with amino-acid sequence MSKQFSHTTNDRRSSIIYSTSVGKAGLFTPADYIPQESEENLIEGEEQEGSEEEPSYTGNDDETEREGEYHSLLDANNSRTLQQEAWQQGYDSHDRKRLLDEERDLLIDNKLLSQHGNGGGDIESHGHGQAIGPDEEERPAEIANTWESAIESGQKISTTFKRETQVITMNALPLIFTFILQNSLSLASIFSVSHLGTKELGGVTLGSMTANITGLAAIQGLCTCLDTLCAQAYGAKNYHLVGVLVQRCAVITILAFLPMMYVWFVWSEKILALMIPERELCALAANYLRVTAFGVPGFILFECGKRFLQCQGIFHASTIVLFVCAPLNALMNYLLVWNDKIGIGYLGAPLSVVINYWLMTLGLLIYAMTTKHKERPLKCWNGIIPKEQAFKNWRKMINLAIPGVVMVEAEFLGFEVLTIFASHLGTDALGAQSIVATIASLAYQVPFSISVSTSTRVANFIGASLYDSCMITCRVSLLLSFVCSSMNMFVICRYKEQIASLFSTESAVVKMVVDTLPLLAFMQLFDAFNASTAGCLRGQGRQKNRWVHQPSRILLPRCAHGICVSIPVSSGCRRLMVGYN; translated from the coding sequence ATGTCTAAACAATTTAGTCATACCACCAACGACAGAAGATCATCGATTATCTACTCCACCAGTGTCGGGAAGGCAGGGCTTTTCACGCCTGCAGACTACATCCCACAGGAgtcagaagaaaacttaaTTGAGGGCGAAGAGCAAGAGGGTAGTGAAGAAGAACCTTCCTATACCGGCAATGACGATGAGACGGAGAGGGAAGGTGAATACCATTCGTTGTTAGATGCCAACAATTCGCGGACATTGCAACAAGAAGCGTGGCAACAAGGTTATGACTCTCACGACCGTAAGCGGTTGCTTGACGAAGAACGGGACCTGCTAATAGACAACAAACTGCTCTCTCAACACGGCAACGGTGGGGGAGATATAGAAAGTCACGGACATGGCCAAGCAATTGGACCGGACGAGGAAGAAAGACCAGCTGAGATTGCAAATACGTGGGAGAGCGCGATCGAGAGTGGTCAGAAAATCAGCACAACTTTTAAGAGAGAAACGCAAGTGATCACGATGAATGCGTTGCCGCTAATCTTCACCTTTATCTTGCAAAATTCGTTGTCACTAGCATCTATTTTCTCCGTCTCACATTTAGGGACGAAAGAGCTAGGTGGTGTTACACTCGGTTCTATGACTGCTAACATCACGGGTCTTGCTGCTATTCAAGGTCTGTGTACATGTCTGGACACACTGTGTGCGCAGGCATACGGTGCCAAAAACTACCACTTGGTGGGTGTGCTAGTGCAGAGATGTGCTGTGATCACCATCTTGGCGTTCTTGCCAATGATGTATGTTTGGTTTGTTTGGTCGGAAAAGATCCTAGCACTAATGATTCCGGAGAGAGAACTATGCGCGCTAGCGGCTAACTATCTACGTGTAACCGCATTCGGTGTGCCAGGATTCATCCTTTTTGAATGTGGTAAGAGGTTCCTACAATGTCAAGGTATATTCCATGCATCCACAATCGTGCTCTTTGTGTGCGCACCCTTGAACGCATTGATGAACTACTTACTTGTTTGGAATGACAAGATTGGGATTGGGTACCTTGGTGCGCCATTATCGGTTGTGATCAACTACTGGTTGATGACGCTCGGATTACTAATATACGCAATGACCACCAAGCACAAGGAGAGACCACTCAAATGCTGGAATGGTATCATCCCTAAGGAACAAGCATTTAAGAACTGGCGTAAGATGATTAACCTAGCTATTCCCGGCGTGGTGATGGTGGAGGCAGAGTTCCTCGGCTTTGAAGTGTTGACAATTTTCGCTTCCCATCTGGGCACCGATGCCTTGGGCGCTCAGTCGATTGTGGCTACGATTGCGTCTCTTGCATACCAAGTGCCTTTCTCTATCTCCGTTTCTACCAGTACACGTGTAGCCAATTTTATCGGCGCGTCGCTATACGACAGCTGCATGATCACGTGCCGCGTGTCCTTATTGTTGTCCTTTGTGTGCTCCTCAATGAACATGTTCGTTATCTGCCGTTATAAGGAACAAATCGCAAGTCTATTTTCTACTGAGAGCGCTGTAGTGAAGATGGTCGTGGACACACTACCTCTTCTTGCGTTCATGCAATTATTCGATGCCTTTAATGCGTCCACCGCCGGATGCCTACGTGGTCAAGGgagacaaaaaaataggTGGGTACATCAACCTAGTCGCATTCTACTGCCTAGGTGTGCCCATGGCATATGTGTTAGCATTCCTGTATCATCTGGGTGTAGGCGGCTTATGGTTGGGTATAACTAG
- a CDS encoding putative glutamate 5-kinase (hypothetical protein; epitope-tagged protein localizes to the cytoplasm; YHR033W has a paralog, PRO1, that arose from the whole genome duplication) — MTKAYTIVIKLGSSSLVDESTKEPKLSIMTLIVETVTNLKRMGHKVIIVSSGGIAVGLDALNIPHKPKQLSEVQAIAAVGQGRLIARWNMLFSQYGEQTAQILLTRNDILRWNQYNNARNTINELLAMGVIPIVNENDTLSISEIEFGDNDTLSAITAALVGADFLFLLTDVDCLYTDNPRTNPDARPIVLVPELSEGLPGVNTSSGSGSEVGTGGMRTKLIAADLASNAGIETIVMKSDRPEYVPKIVDYIQHHFRPPRHIGNGTQQQFLDLQDTELEQLRRYDVPMHTKFLANDNKHKLKNREFWILHGLITKGAIIIDENSYDKLLSKDMASLTPNAVIEVRDNFHELECVDLKIGQRLPNGELDISKPIQSVGCVRSNYTSLELAKIKGLPSEKIHDVLGYSVSEYVAHRENIAFPPQF, encoded by the coding sequence ATGACAAAAGCTTATACTATCGTTATCAAGCTGGGCAGTTCGTCGCTCGTCGACGAGAGCACAAAAGAGCCAAAGTTGTCCATCATGACGTTAATCGTCGAGACCGTGACGAATCTTAAGCGCATGGGCCACAAAGTGATCATCGTATCCAGCGGCGGCATTGCCGTTGGTTTGGACGCTCTCAACATTCCGCACAAGCCTAAGCAGTTGTCTGAAGTGCAAGCGATTGCCGCTGTCGGACAAGGCCGTCTCATCGCGCGCTGGAACATGCTGTTTTCCCAGTATGGCGAGCAAACAGCGCAGATCCTGCTCACGCGTAACGATATACTGCGTTGGAACCAGTACAATAACGCACGCAATACAATCAACGAACTGCTGGCCATGGGTGTCATCCCTATAGTCAACGAAAACGATACGCTATCCATTAGCGAGATCGAGTTCGGCGATAACGACACGCTTTCTGCCATTACCGCTGCTCTTGTAGGGGCGGATTTCCTGTTCTTGCTCACAGATGTGGACTGCCTATATACAGACAATCCGCGCACTAATCCGGATGCTCGTCCTATTGTTCTCGTGCCAGAGCTATCAGAGGGCCTTCCGGGCGTCAACACTTCCAGTGGTTCAGGCTCCGAGGTTGGCACGGGCGGAATGCGCACCAAACTCATAGCCGCCGACCTCGCCTCTAATGCCGGTATCGAGACTATTGTGATGAAGAGCGACCGTCCAGAGTACGTCCCGAAGATCGTTGACTACATTCAGCATCACTTCCGCCCTCCGCGCCATATCGGAAACGGCACACAGCAGCAGTTTCTCGATCTTCAGGATACGGAGCTCGAACAGTTGCGTCGCTACGATGTTCCCATGCACACCAAGTTCTTAGCTAATGACAACAAACACAAGCTTAAGAACAGGGAATTTTGGATTCTGCACGGGCTCATTACCAAGGGCGCCATTATCATCGACGAGAACAGCTATGATAAACTTTTGTCAAAGGATATGGCTAGTCTGACTCCAAACGCCGTGATCGAAGTCCGAGACAACTTCCACGAACTTGAATGCGTTGATCTCAAAATAGGCCAGCGGTTACCCAATGGCGAATTGGATATCTCGAAGCCGATTCAGTCTGTTGGATGCGTCCGCTCCAATTATACGAGTCTGGAGCTTGCGAAGATCAAGGGCTTACCCAGTGAGAAGATTCACGATGTTTTGGGCTACAGTGTGAGTGAATACGTAGCACATAGAGAAAACATCGCTTTCCCTCCGCAATTTTGA